One genomic region from Enterobacter hormaechei ATCC 49162 encodes:
- the trpD gene encoding bifunctional anthranilate synthase glutamate amidotransferase component TrpG/anthranilate phosphoribosyltransferase TrpD: MADILLLDNIDSFTYNLADQLRANGHNVVIYRNHVPAQTLIDRLATMQNPVLMLSPGPGAPSEAGCMPELLTRMRGKLPIIGICLGHQAIVEAYGGYVGQAGEILHGKASSIEHDGQAMFAGLPNPLPVARYHSLVGSNIPAGLTINASFEGMVMAVRHDADRVCGMQFHPESILTSNGARLLEQTLDWALQKLEQTNTLQPILEKLYQAQTLGQQESHQLFSAVVRGELKPEQLAAALVSMKVRGESPQEIAGAATALLENAAPFPRPDYPFADIVGTGGDGSNSINISTASAFVAAACGLKVAKHGNRSVSSRSGSSDLLAAFGINLEMNAERSREALDDLGVCFLFAPKYHTGFRHAMPVRQQLKTRTLFNVLGPLINPAHPPLALIGVYSPELVLPIAETLRVLGYKRAAVVHSGGMDEVSLHAPTLVAELNNGEVLNYQLEAADFGLTPYHQDALAGGTPEENRDILTRLLQGKGEAAHEAAVAANVAMLMRLHGEEDLKANAQKVLDVLRSGAAYDRVTALAARG; the protein is encoded by the coding sequence ATGGCTGACATTCTGCTGCTCGATAATATCGACTCCTTTACCTATAACCTGGCAGATCAGCTGCGTGCGAATGGTCACAACGTCGTTATCTATCGCAACCACGTTCCCGCCCAGACGCTGATAGACCGTCTGGCGACCATGCAAAACCCGGTGCTGATGCTCTCCCCGGGGCCAGGCGCGCCGAGCGAAGCGGGCTGTATGCCTGAGCTGTTGACCCGTATGCGCGGCAAGCTGCCGATTATCGGTATCTGCCTTGGTCACCAGGCGATTGTGGAAGCCTACGGCGGTTACGTGGGTCAGGCGGGTGAGATCCTGCATGGTAAAGCCTCGAGCATTGAACATGACGGTCAGGCGATGTTTGCCGGGCTGCCAAACCCGCTTCCGGTGGCGCGTTACCACTCGCTTGTCGGCAGCAATATTCCGGCCGGGCTGACCATTAACGCCTCGTTTGAAGGGATGGTGATGGCGGTGCGTCACGATGCGGATCGCGTCTGTGGGATGCAGTTCCATCCGGAGTCTATTTTGACGTCCAACGGCGCGCGCCTGCTGGAGCAGACGCTCGACTGGGCGCTGCAAAAGCTGGAACAGACCAACACCCTGCAACCGATTCTGGAAAAACTGTATCAGGCCCAGACCCTGGGCCAGCAGGAGAGCCACCAGCTTTTCTCCGCCGTCGTGCGTGGCGAGCTGAAGCCTGAGCAGCTGGCCGCTGCGCTGGTAAGCATGAAGGTGCGCGGCGAAAGCCCGCAGGAGATCGCCGGTGCGGCCACGGCTCTGCTGGAAAATGCCGCCCCATTCCCGCGCCCGGACTATCCGTTTGCCGACATTGTCGGGACCGGTGGCGACGGCAGTAACAGTATCAATATTTCTACCGCCAGCGCCTTTGTGGCTGCGGCGTGCGGTCTGAAGGTGGCGAAACACGGCAACCGCAGTGTCTCCAGCCGCTCCGGATCGTCCGACTTGCTGGCGGCTTTCGGCATCAACCTGGAGATGAACGCCGAGCGTTCCCGTGAAGCGCTGGATGACCTGGGCGTCTGTTTCCTGTTTGCGCCGAAGTATCACACCGGTTTCCGCCACGCGATGCCGGTTCGCCAGCAGCTTAAAACCCGCACGCTGTTTAATGTGCTCGGTCCACTCATTAACCCGGCACACCCGCCGCTGGCGCTGATCGGCGTTTACAGCCCGGAACTGGTGCTGCCGATTGCGGAGACGCTGCGCGTCCTGGGTTACAAACGTGCCGCCGTGGTACACAGCGGCGGTATGGATGAAGTTTCTCTGCATGCACCAACGCTGGTGGCCGAACTGAATAACGGCGAAGTGCTGAACTATCAGCTTGAGGCCGCTGACTTCGGCTTGACCCCGTACCATCAGGACGCCCTGGCGGGCGGTACGCCGGAAGAAAACCGTGACATTCTCACGCGCTTATTACAAGGTAAAGGTGAGGCCGCCCATGAGGCCGCCGTGGCGGCCAACGTTGCCATGCTGATGCGTTTACATGGCGAGGAAGATCTGAAAGCCAACGCCCAAAAAGTTCTGGATGTACTGCGCTCCGGTGCAGCTTACGATCGCGTTACCGCACTTGCGGCAAGAGGGTAA
- a CDS encoding anthranilate synthase component 1, with the protein MQTAKPHLELLTCEAAYRHNPTALFHQVCGARPATLLLESADIDSKDDLKSLLLVDSALRITALGDTVTIKALSDNGASLLPLLDAALPSGIENERHPDLRILHFPPVSQLLDEDARLCSLSVFDAFRLLQNLVTVPEDEREAMFFGGLFAYDLVAGFEDLPETEQGNRCPDYCFYLAETLLVIDHQKKYTRIQASLFTPSASEKNRLEQRIAQLQQQMTEAPPALPVQRVEKMTCDVNQTDDQYGAVVRQMQKAIRAGEIFQVVPSRRFALPCPSPLAAYDVLKKSNPSPYMFFMQDNDFTLFGASPESSLKYDATSRQIEIYPIAGTRPRGRRADGSLDRDLDSRIELEMRTDHKELSEHLMLVDLARNDLARICTPGSRYVADLTKVDRYSFVMHLVSRVVGELRHDLDVLHAYRACMNMGTLSGAPKVRAMQLIAEAEGRRRGSYGGAVGYFTAHGDLDTCIVIRSAYVEDGIATVQAGAGIVLDSVPQSEADETRSKARAVLRAIATAHHAQEIF; encoded by the coding sequence ATGCAAACAGCCAAACCACATCTCGAACTGCTGACCTGCGAGGCGGCCTATCGCCATAACCCTACCGCGCTGTTTCATCAGGTGTGCGGCGCACGTCCCGCGACGCTGCTGCTGGAATCGGCTGACATCGACAGCAAGGACGATCTCAAAAGCCTGCTGCTGGTTGACAGCGCGCTGCGCATTACCGCATTGGGTGACACCGTCACCATTAAGGCGTTGTCTGACAATGGTGCATCCCTGCTGCCGCTGCTGGATGCGGCTCTGCCTTCAGGCATTGAAAATGAGCGCCACCCGGATCTGCGAATTCTGCATTTCCCACCGGTAAGCCAGCTGCTGGATGAAGATGCCCGCCTCTGCTCGCTGTCCGTTTTCGACGCTTTCCGCCTGCTGCAAAATCTGGTCACCGTGCCGGAAGATGAGCGCGAAGCGATGTTTTTTGGCGGGCTGTTTGCTTACGACCTGGTTGCCGGTTTTGAGGATTTACCGGAAACCGAGCAGGGTAACCGTTGCCCGGACTACTGCTTCTACCTGGCCGAAACCCTGCTGGTGATCGACCATCAGAAAAAATATACCCGCATCCAGGCCAGTCTGTTCACGCCGTCGGCCTCTGAGAAAAACCGCCTTGAGCAGCGCATCGCTCAACTGCAACAGCAAATGACCGAAGCGCCACCCGCGCTGCCCGTACAGCGCGTGGAAAAGATGACATGCGATGTTAACCAGACCGACGATCAGTACGGCGCAGTGGTTCGCCAGATGCAAAAAGCGATTCGTGCCGGGGAAATTTTCCAGGTGGTGCCGTCCCGCCGCTTCGCACTGCCCTGCCCGTCACCGCTGGCGGCCTACGACGTGCTGAAGAAAAGCAACCCAAGCCCGTATATGTTCTTCATGCAGGACAACGATTTCACCCTGTTCGGCGCCTCGCCGGAAAGCTCGCTGAAATATGACGCCACCAGCCGCCAGATTGAGATCTACCCGATTGCGGGCACCCGTCCGCGCGGTCGTCGTGCCGATGGCTCCCTGGACCGCGATCTCGACAGCCGCATCGAACTGGAGATGCGTACCGACCACAAAGAACTCTCCGAACACCTGATGCTGGTCGATCTGGCGCGTAACGATCTGGCGCGTATTTGCACGCCGGGCAGCCGCTATGTGGCAGACCTGACCAAAGTCGACCGCTACTCCTTCGTCATGCACCTGGTCTCCCGCGTGGTGGGTGAGCTGCGCCACGACCTCGACGTTCTGCACGCCTACCGCGCCTGCATGAACATGGGCACACTGAGCGGCGCGCCGAAAGTCCGTGCGATGCAGCTTATCGCCGAAGCGGAAGGACGCCGTCGCGGCAGCTACGGTGGCGCCGTGGGCTATTTCACCGCTCACGGCGATCTTGATACCTGCATTGTGATCCGCTCCGCCTACGTTGAAGACGGCATTGCTACCGTCCAGGCCGGGGCCGGGATTGTCCTGGATTCTGTTCCGCAGTCGGAAGCTGACGAAACCCGCAGTAAGGCGCGCGCGGTACTGCGTGCCATTGCTACCGCTCACCATGCACAGGAGATTTTCTGA
- the trpL gene encoding trp operon leader peptide, with protein MTTHFALHGWWRTS; from the coding sequence ATGACAACACATTTTGCTCTGCACGGTTGGTGGCGTACTTCCTGA
- the rnm gene encoding RNase RNM: protein MGSALSDTTYAVIYDLHSHTQASDGLLTPEALVHRAVEMRVGTLAITDHDTTDGIPAARAEIARSGLALNLVPGVEISTVWENHEIHIVGLNIDTEHPAMRAFLQEQKTRRNQRAEMIGERLEKAHIPGALEGAQKLANGGAVTRGHFARFLVETGKATTMANVFKKYLARGKTGYVPPQWCTIKQAIDVIHHSGGKAVLAHPGRYNLSAKWLKRLLAHFAECGGEAMEVAQCQQAPNERSQLATYARQFGLLGSQGSDFHQPCAWIELGRKLWLPAGVEPVWQLWEQPQQIEEREV from the coding sequence ATGGGAAGTGCTTTGAGCGATACCACCTACGCCGTAATTTATGATTTACACAGCCATACGCAGGCTTCAGATGGCCTGCTGACACCCGAAGCCCTGGTCCATCGTGCCGTTGAAATGCGTGTCGGCACGCTGGCGATAACCGATCACGATACCACTGACGGCATTCCCGCCGCGCGCGCCGAGATTGCCCGCAGCGGGCTGGCGCTGAATCTGGTGCCCGGGGTCGAGATCTCGACGGTCTGGGAAAACCACGAAATTCATATCGTTGGCCTGAACATCGATACAGAACATCCGGCAATGCGGGCTTTTTTGCAAGAACAAAAAACACGCCGCAATCAACGCGCGGAGATGATTGGCGAACGTCTGGAAAAAGCGCATATTCCCGGTGCGCTGGAAGGCGCGCAAAAGCTGGCGAACGGCGGGGCGGTAACACGCGGCCATTTCGCCCGTTTTCTGGTTGAAACCGGTAAGGCAACGACCATGGCAAATGTCTTTAAAAAGTATCTGGCGCGCGGGAAAACCGGATACGTTCCCCCACAGTGGTGTACAATAAAACAAGCTATTGATGTGATTCATCATTCTGGCGGTAAGGCCGTACTGGCCCATCCGGGGCGGTATAATCTTTCTGCTAAATGGCTGAAAAGACTGCTGGCGCACTTTGCCGAATGCGGCGGTGAGGCGATGGAAGTTGCCCAGTGCCAGCAGGCACCCAATGAGCGTTCGCAGCTCGCGACCTACGCCCGTCAGTTTGGCCTGCTTGGGTCACAGGGTTCAGATTTCCATCAGCCCTGCGCGTGGATTGAACTGGGGCGCAAGCTCTGGTTACCCGCTGGCGTTGAGCCTGTCTGGCAGCTCTGGGAACAGCCACAGCAAATTGAAGAGAGGGAAGTATGA
- a CDS encoding L-threonylcarbamoyladenylate synthase, with protein sequence MSQFFYIHPDNPQPRLINQAVEIVRKGGVIVYPTDSGYALGCKIEDKGAMERICRIRQLPDGHNFTLMCRDLSELSTYAYVDNVAFRLIKNNTPGNYTFILKGTKEVPRRLLQEKRKTIGMRVPSNPIAQALLETLGEPMLSTSLMLPGSEFTESDPEEIKDRLEKVVELIIHGGYLGQQPTTVVDLTEDAPEVIREGVGDVKPFL encoded by the coding sequence ATGAGTCAGTTTTTCTATATCCATCCGGATAACCCCCAGCCACGTCTGATTAATCAGGCCGTGGAAATCGTCCGCAAAGGCGGCGTTATTGTCTACCCAACCGATTCTGGCTACGCACTGGGCTGTAAAATCGAGGACAAAGGGGCGATGGAGCGCATCTGTCGCATCCGCCAGTTGCCTGACGGCCACAACTTCACCCTGATGTGCCGCGATCTCTCTGAGCTGTCGACCTATGCGTATGTGGATAATGTGGCGTTTCGTCTGATCAAAAACAACACGCCGGGTAACTACACCTTCATCCTGAAGGGAACGAAAGAGGTGCCGCGCCGACTGTTGCAGGAAAAACGCAAAACCATCGGGATGCGTGTGCCATCTAACCCGATTGCCCAGGCGCTGCTGGAAACTCTGGGGGAGCCGATGCTCTCCACTTCGCTGATGCTGCCCGGCAGTGAGTTTACCGAGTCCGACCCGGAAGAGATCAAAGATCGTCTGGAGAAGGTGGTGGAGCTGATTATTCATGGCGGCTATCTCGGCCAGCAGCCAACCACCGTGGTGGATCTCACCGAAGACGCACCAGAAGTGATTCGTGAAGGCGTGGGCGATGTTAAGCCTTTCTTGTAA
- a CDS encoding tyrosine-type recombinase/integrase yields the protein MYNKTPRFTTKRGNVYYINFRLPDGTFFRRSLGTDSLQAVGVTMSRLSAYIPLVQNGSLSIEQFKMHIDGFREATQRDFDTYLLDWLRMGVDEAKRMPELGRMQRKIDPDAAISPTANVTEAKGRAEIHLNRVYNGDDSTARMLLATLLMKKVSFDQRDVEQAYDVAGQIDLHQAMLHQAYDAFYSGDLVRYRSLVEEMQFKLTEAERLKKPAAKHAVAPTVESESNDTPLLSVSWKMFTTEKGKDWVAAVANENQRFYNVLLHVIGDLPVGVITKQHIRQTITIIENLPRRNKKPYSEMTLTECIDFDVPEEDLMSSANVQKHLKIYSSFFKVFLKDEKDILEKAPTEGIKYEVTENKGGSYSKPEMQRLVTYLNTCKDWRRDYFLTLIYTGARRGEIAAIRKEHIREDEETRRWYVFIDGGKTEQAVRQIPLNKTSEKLLLARVKSLKPTDPVFGDLPTYEQIGLEWNSIMADCNIQKFNEFGQKRVIHALRHTFISEAMTKAMPVMVQFCVGHSRTQSLGITARYTHRPPLRDLLPVVDGINW from the coding sequence GTGTACAACAAGACTCCTCGATTCACGACGAAGCGCGGTAACGTCTACTACATCAACTTTCGACTTCCCGACGGAACATTTTTCCGTCGTAGCCTCGGCACAGATTCATTGCAAGCGGTCGGGGTTACAATGTCACGTCTTAGTGCATACATCCCCCTTGTTCAAAATGGTTCGCTGTCCATCGAACAGTTCAAAATGCACATTGACGGTTTCAGGGAAGCCACTCAGCGCGATTTCGACACTTATCTGTTGGACTGGCTTAGGATGGGTGTTGATGAAGCTAAACGAATGCCGGAACTTGGACGGATGCAACGCAAGATCGATCCAGATGCAGCAATCTCCCCGACTGCCAACGTTACAGAGGCTAAAGGCCGTGCTGAGATACATCTGAACCGAGTGTATAACGGTGATGATTCAACGGCGCGGATGCTTCTTGCCACTTTGCTGATGAAGAAGGTTTCCTTTGATCAACGTGATGTTGAACAGGCTTACGATGTGGCGGGGCAGATTGATTTACATCAGGCTATGCTCCACCAAGCCTACGACGCTTTCTATTCTGGTGATCTTGTTCGATATCGCTCTTTGGTCGAAGAGATGCAATTCAAGCTGACAGAAGCCGAGCGATTGAAGAAGCCAGCAGCTAAACATGCTGTAGCGCCAACGGTTGAGTCTGAAAGTAACGATACGCCTCTGCTTTCTGTTTCATGGAAAATGTTTACCACTGAAAAAGGAAAGGACTGGGTGGCGGCTGTCGCCAACGAAAACCAGCGCTTCTATAATGTGTTGTTGCATGTTATCGGTGATCTTCCTGTCGGAGTGATCACGAAGCAGCACATACGGCAAACTATAACCATTATTGAAAATCTTCCCCGTCGAAATAAAAAACCTTATTCCGAAATGACGCTTACGGAGTGTATTGATTTTGATGTACCGGAAGAGGATTTGATGAGCAGCGCTAACGTCCAAAAGCATCTCAAGATTTATTCCTCGTTCTTCAAAGTCTTCCTGAAAGATGAAAAGGACATTTTAGAGAAAGCCCCCACAGAAGGGATCAAATACGAGGTAACGGAGAACAAGGGCGGCTCTTACTCAAAACCTGAGATGCAACGCCTTGTAACGTATTTGAATACTTGCAAAGATTGGCGACGTGATTATTTCCTGACTCTGATTTATACCGGAGCACGCCGGGGCGAAATTGCTGCTATCCGTAAAGAGCACATTCGCGAAGATGAAGAAACACGGCGTTGGTATGTCTTCATTGACGGCGGGAAAACTGAACAGGCTGTGCGGCAGATACCGTTAAACAAGACCTCAGAAAAGTTACTTTTGGCGCGTGTTAAATCGCTCAAACCCACTGATCCTGTTTTCGGTGATTTACCGACGTATGAGCAGATCGGGCTTGAGTGGAACAGCATCATGGCCGATTGCAACATACAAAAATTTAATGAATTTGGACAAAAGAGGGTGATCCATGCCCTTCGTCATACTTTTATTTCAGAGGCAATGACAAAAGCGATGCCCGTGATGGTGCAGTTTTGCGTCGGACACTCCCGAACTCAATCGTTAGGTATCACAGCACGGTATACACATAGGCCACCGCTGAGGGACTTACTTCCAGTGGTTGATGGCATAAACTGGTAA
- the arsH gene encoding arsenical resistance protein ArsH — MKTFPALNTDCFDATIAEKVGGTAIPPRFLLLYGSVRQRSFSRFSAEEAGRLLTEMGAEVKIFNPSGLPLPDDAPETHPKVQELRSLVRWCDGMVWSSPERHGAMSSILKAQIDWIPLTEGAIRPSQGKTLAVMQVCGGSQSFNAVNQMRVLGRWMRMFTIPNQSSVAKAWQEFDDDGRMKPSSYYDRIVDVMEELFKITLILKNHTEYLADRYSERKENHEQLSIRVNQRKI; from the coding sequence ATGAAGACATTCCCCGCTCTTAATACTGATTGCTTTGATGCAACCATAGCTGAAAAGGTCGGAGGTACAGCCATCCCTCCTCGCTTTCTTCTCCTTTACGGCTCAGTACGTCAGCGATCTTTTAGTCGATTTAGTGCCGAAGAAGCCGGGCGATTGCTTACGGAAATGGGTGCTGAAGTGAAAATTTTTAATCCTTCTGGTTTACCACTTCCTGACGATGCTCCTGAAACACATCCAAAGGTGCAAGAGCTACGGAGTTTGGTTCGGTGGTGTGATGGCATGGTGTGGAGTTCGCCAGAGCGACATGGCGCGATGAGTAGCATTCTGAAAGCCCAAATAGACTGGATTCCTTTAACAGAAGGAGCGATTCGCCCTTCCCAGGGAAAAACTTTGGCAGTGATGCAAGTTTGCGGTGGTTCCCAATCGTTTAACGCAGTTAACCAAATGCGTGTCCTTGGACGCTGGATGAGGATGTTTACTATCCCTAACCAATCATCGGTAGCAAAAGCATGGCAAGAGTTTGATGATGATGGACGAATGAAACCATCTTCTTATTACGACCGCATTGTTGATGTGATGGAGGAACTATTCAAAATCACACTGATTTTGAAAAACCATACTGAATACCTTGCTGACCGCTACAGCGAAAGAAAAGAAAATCACGAACAACTCTCTATCCGGGTGAATCAGCGGAAAATTTAA
- a CDS encoding metalloregulator ArsR/SmtB family transcription factor: MLPVQLFKLLADETRTTIILLLREAGELCVCELCSVTNQSQPKVSRHIALLRDAGLVLDRREGKWIYYRLSPHMAAWAASIIDTAWSSQRDEVRQSLNNVNTAVCG, from the coding sequence ATGTTACCTGTTCAACTTTTCAAGCTACTTGCAGACGAGACACGCACGACGATTATTCTATTACTGCGTGAGGCTGGGGAGTTGTGTGTTTGCGAGCTATGTTCGGTCACTAACCAATCTCAGCCAAAGGTTTCACGCCACATTGCTTTGCTAAGGGATGCCGGATTGGTGCTGGATCGCCGAGAAGGTAAATGGATCTATTATCGTCTTTCACCACACATGGCTGCATGGGCAGCTTCAATCATCGATACTGCCTGGAGTAGCCAGCGCGATGAAGTACGACAATCTTTGAATAACGTAAATACCGCTGTTTGCGGATGA
- a CDS encoding arsenic transporter translates to MLLAGAIFALTIFFVIWQPRGLSIGWTASIGAVLALVTGVIQISDIPVVWHIVWNATAAFIAVIIISLLLDESGFFEWCALHVARWGNGRGRLLFTYIVLLGAAVAALFANDGAALILTPIVIAMLLALGFSKETTLAFVMAAGFIADTASLPLIVSNLVNIVSADFFKLGFSDYASVMVPVDLAAIAATLAVLHLFFRKDIPAVYELSRLKAPAEAIKDLATFRTGWIVLLLLLIGFFVLEPLGIPVSAIAAAGALILFLVAKRGHSINTGKVLRGAPWQIVVFSLGMYLVVYGLRNAGLTEHLSGVLNQLADRGIWAATLGTGFLAAFLSSIMNNMPTVLIGALSIDGSMASGIIKEAMIYANVIGCDLGPKITPIGSLATLLWLHVLEQKSIKISWGYYFRVGVIMTLPVLFVTLSALALRLSFSL, encoded by the coding sequence ATGTTATTGGCAGGAGCAATCTTCGCACTAACCATCTTCTTTGTGATTTGGCAACCTCGCGGGCTTAGTATTGGCTGGACTGCCTCAATTGGTGCGGTGCTGGCTTTGGTTACGGGGGTTATACAAATAAGTGACATCCCGGTTGTATGGCACATTGTATGGAATGCTACCGCAGCCTTTATCGCGGTTATCATCATCAGCTTACTGCTTGATGAGTCTGGCTTCTTTGAATGGTGCGCTTTACATGTTGCCCGATGGGGTAATGGACGTGGGCGGCTGCTATTTACCTACATAGTGTTGCTGGGGGCCGCTGTTGCTGCTCTGTTTGCTAACGATGGAGCCGCGCTGATTCTTACACCGATTGTTATTGCTATGCTACTGGCGTTGGGATTCAGTAAAGAAACAACGCTGGCTTTCGTTATGGCAGCCGGGTTTATAGCTGATACTGCAAGTTTACCGCTGATCGTATCTAATCTTGTGAACATTGTTTCCGCTGACTTCTTCAAACTTGGGTTCAGTGATTACGCTTCCGTGATGGTTCCGGTAGACCTTGCGGCGATTGCTGCCACGCTTGCGGTACTTCATCTCTTCTTCCGTAAAGACATTCCAGCCGTTTATGAATTGTCCCGGTTAAAAGCGCCAGCAGAAGCTATCAAAGATCTGGCAACGTTCAGAACTGGTTGGATAGTGCTATTGCTTCTCTTAATAGGTTTTTTTGTACTCGAACCTCTCGGAATACCTGTAAGTGCGATTGCAGCAGCAGGGGCTTTAATACTTTTTCTTGTTGCCAAACGAGGGCATTCGATTAATACGGGCAAGGTGTTGCGTGGTGCGCCCTGGCAGATTGTAGTGTTCTCGCTCGGTATGTACCTGGTTGTTTATGGTCTGCGTAATGCAGGACTAACCGAACATCTTTCGGGTGTTCTAAACCAGCTTGCTGATAGAGGTATCTGGGCCGCTACGCTGGGAACTGGCTTCTTAGCTGCGTTCTTGTCATCCATCATGAACAACATGCCCACTGTTTTGATTGGTGCTTTGTCGATAGATGGAAGTATGGCATCAGGGATTATCAAGGAAGCGATGATCTATGCCAACGTGATTGGCTGCGATCTGGGACCAAAAATCACACCCATAGGAAGTCTTGCAACGCTGCTTTGGTTGCATGTCCTTGAACAGAAAAGCATAAAAATAAGTTGGGGGTACTACTTCCGCGTAGGCGTGATTATGACGCTGCCTGTGCTGTTCGTTACCCTTAGTGCGCTGGCATTGCGCCTGTCGTTTTCCCTGTAA
- the arsC gene encoding glutaredoxin-dependent arsenate reductase gives MTDITIYHNPACGTSRNTLALIQNSGVEPTVILYLETPPDRDKLKELISAMGISVRALLRKNVEPYEQLGLTEDRFTDEELIEAMLSHPILINRPIVVTPLGTRLCRPSEVVLDILPNPQKGEFIKEDGEKVVGKDGKRLI, from the coding sequence ATGACTGACATAACCATTTACCACAATCCAGCATGTGGAACATCCCGTAATACGCTGGCTTTAATTCAAAATAGCGGTGTTGAGCCAACTGTGATTCTCTATCTGGAAACACCTCCAGACAGGGATAAACTCAAGGAATTGATTAGCGCGATGGGGATCAGTGTTCGTGCGTTGCTACGAAAAAATGTTGAACCATACGAGCAACTTGGTTTAACAGAAGACCGTTTCACCGATGAAGAATTGATAGAGGCAATGCTAAGTCATCCCATTTTGATCAACCGTCCGATTGTCGTTACGCCACTTGGAACACGCCTTTGCCGTCCATCAGAAGTGGTATTGGACATTCTTCCAAACCCTCAGAAAGGCGAGTTCATTAAGGAAGATGGAGAAAAGGTCGTAGGGAAGGATGGCAAGCGACTAATTTAA
- a CDS encoding recombinase family protein, producing MANIGYIRVSTDKQYTERQLDGVTLDEKFEEKVSGKNTNRPKLQEMIAYVRKGDVIHVHSLDRLGRNLRDVLDIIEHVKAKGASVQFHKEGITAGAEANAASNLMLNIFAAMSQMEREMMLERQAEGYAAAKAAGRKGARGNGAAVDRVGIVSALAAGQSIRTIAKDFNVSTSTVQRIKTEQAAA from the coding sequence ATGGCTAACATCGGTTACATTCGAGTAAGTACAGATAAACAATACACAGAGCGCCAGCTCGACGGCGTGACACTTGATGAAAAGTTTGAAGAGAAGGTAAGCGGCAAGAATACCAACCGTCCCAAACTCCAGGAGATGATTGCTTACGTTCGTAAAGGCGACGTGATCCACGTTCACAGCCTTGACCGCTTAGGGCGTAACCTCCGTGATGTTCTCGACATTATCGAGCACGTTAAAGCCAAAGGCGCAAGCGTCCAATTCCACAAGGAAGGGATAACAGCAGGAGCAGAAGCCAACGCCGCCAGCAACCTTATGCTAAACATCTTCGCGGCTATGTCACAGATGGAACGTGAAATGATGCTCGAACGCCAGGCAGAAGGCTACGCAGCAGCCAAAGCAGCGGGACGCAAAGGCGCTCGTGGTAATGGCGCAGCGGTTGACCGTGTAGGGATTGTGTCAGCACTTGCCGCTGGTCAGTCTATCCGAACCATAGCGAAAGATTTCAACGTGTCCACCAGCACCGTGCAGCGTATCAAGACCGAACAAGCCGCCGCCTAA